The following is a genomic window from Solanum lycopersicum chromosome 6, SLM_r2.1.
CTCGACTGAACGATGCCTCCAACGGACCTTAACAATACGAATGGCTCTCGAGCGCAATTTCCTCACATCTCTGGCTAGGATGGCAACTGGCTCTTCTACAAATGTCAAATGATCATCCAACTCAATTGCATCATACTGGAGCACATGGGACTCATCAGGAATATATCGGCGTAGCATCGGGACATGGAAAACTGGATGGATGGCTGAAAATGCTGGAGGTAGGGCCAACTCATAAGCAACCTCCCCAACTGTCCGAAGTATCTCAAAAGGCCCAATATACCTGGGGCTAAGCTTACCCCGtcttccaaatctcatcacacccttcatgggcgACACACGGAGAAATACCCGATCACCAACAGAGAATCTCAAAGGTCGACGCCTCCGATTCGCATAACTCTGGTGCCTACTCTGAGCTGTCCTGAGTCTATCCTGAATC
Proteins encoded in this region:
- the LOC109120485 gene encoding uncharacterized protein, with translation MQNNQITRKGKYQSGWFESTEPRPRGTDLIQEALEQVRVIQDRLRTAQSRHQSYANRRRRPLRFSVGDRVFLRVSPMKGVMRFGRRGKLSPRYIGPFEILRTVGEVAYELALPPAFSAIHPVFHVPMLRRYIPDESHVLQYDAIELDDHLTFVEEPVAILARDVRKLRSRAIRIVKVRWRHRSVEEATWETEKEMREQFPGLFEPLGTS